Proteins encoded by one window of Lactobacillus paragasseri:
- a CDS encoding Mbeg1-like protein, producing MNNMLVYAAKERKSFSEASLNEIDSMIFSQLAYCNFDLLPQITKLTDLVSDDEIKTLTQGNLGGKNTEKLIKIMIKNPRFKNVSWHQAISKVDAKTQMQFNAVTFYVATGEYYVAYRGTTATTIGWKENFNMSFRDWVPAHYFARSYYRKVRNKFPGKFYIGGHSKDGNLAFAVALGLKEVDLANIVRIDCFDGPGFHNQDRLKNKFLKLKGKIHKYIPQGSLIGILQDDLIGEKDYCTIVAAAGVNILQHDMFNWRVKNGKFVTLKQLDSTSEISWKAIAEWLKNTTDAERRDFIEMLYLTVSDTNQIYFRNLLTPKTTYKLATRLIKNSSVKKEVWEPIIRKLFQAYVNSGTTTLSEQRRNNLMSFKNILDEQRR from the coding sequence AAAAGCTTTAGTGAAGCTTCTTTAAACGAGATAGACAGCATGATTTTTTCACAGTTAGCATATTGCAATTTTGATCTTCTTCCTCAAATCACTAAGTTGACCGATTTGGTTTCAGACGACGAAATTAAGACTTTAACACAAGGCAATCTTGGCGGAAAAAATACCGAAAAATTAATCAAGATTATGATTAAAAATCCACGTTTTAAAAATGTATCTTGGCATCAAGCCATTAGTAAGGTTGATGCAAAAACACAGATGCAGTTTAATGCTGTTACTTTTTATGTCGCTACGGGCGAGTATTATGTTGCTTATCGTGGAACAACAGCGACGACTATTGGATGGAAAGAAAACTTTAATATGTCTTTTAGAGATTGGGTGCCAGCTCACTATTTTGCCCGTTCATATTATCGAAAAGTAAGAAATAAATTTCCCGGGAAATTTTATATTGGAGGTCATTCGAAAGATGGTAATTTAGCTTTTGCCGTTGCATTAGGCCTAAAAGAGGTCGATTTAGCTAATATTGTTAGAATAGACTGTTTTGATGGTCCCGGCTTTCATAATCAAGATCGATTAAAAAACAAATTTTTAAAATTAAAAGGAAAAATCCATAAATACATCCCACAAGGATCCTTAATTGGAATACTTCAAGATGATCTTATTGGAGAAAAAGATTACTGCACAATTGTAGCAGCTGCGGGTGTGAATATACTTCAGCATGACATGTTTAATTGGCGTGTAAAAAATGGCAAGTTTGTGACTTTAAAACAATTAGATAGTACCTCTGAAATTTCCTGGAAGGCAATTGCTGAATGGCTAAAAAATACTACTGATGCTGAACGAAGAGATTTCATTGAAATGTTGTATTTAACTGTTAGCGATACTAATCAAATTTATTTTAGAAATCTATTAACGCCTAAAACAACGTATAAACTAGCCACTCGTTTAATTAAAAATAGTTCTGTCAAAAAAGAGGTATGGGAACCAATAATTAGAAAATTATTTCAAGCTTATGTTAACTCAGGTACAACAACGCTCAGTGAGCAGAGAAGAAATAATTTAATGAGTTTTAAAAATATTTTAGATGAGCAACGCCGATAG
- a CDS encoding NAD(P)H-hydrate dehydratase — MKSISKELMSEVIKKRESATHKGNYGRVLLIGGNKKYGGALIMSAEGALNSGAGLTTVATDSVNISALHTRDPEIMALDWDKRDELKNLIVGSNVVVCGMGLGLDDQARDILALIRDSISLKQVLILDASALDLISQQKDLLPVNSKLVIFTPHQMEWQRLSKIKIADQNDQSNQAFLNELVPRKNAILVLKSNHTKVYDQAGNIYQNPFGNPGMAIGGMGDTLAGIIGGFCGQYTPNLKTVAGAVGIHSITADEIAKKHYIVRPTQLSALIPAMMRKYEK; from the coding sequence ATGAAAAGTATTTCAAAAGAACTAATGTCTGAGGTAATTAAAAAGCGTGAAAGTGCCACACATAAGGGTAATTATGGGCGAGTACTATTAATTGGTGGTAATAAAAAATATGGTGGTGCTCTCATTATGTCAGCTGAAGGAGCACTAAACAGTGGTGCTGGTTTGACTACGGTGGCGACAGATTCAGTAAATATTAGTGCCCTACATACCAGAGATCCTGAAATTATGGCTCTTGATTGGGATAAAAGAGATGAATTAAAAAATCTAATTGTGGGCTCTAATGTAGTAGTTTGTGGGATGGGACTTGGTTTAGATGACCAGGCACGAGATATTTTGGCTCTTATTAGAGATAGCATTAGCTTAAAGCAAGTATTGATTTTAGATGCAAGTGCACTTGATTTAATTAGCCAGCAAAAAGATTTATTGCCAGTAAACTCAAAATTAGTAATTTTTACACCTCACCAGATGGAGTGGCAAAGATTGAGCAAAATAAAAATTGCTGACCAAAATGATCAATCGAATCAAGCTTTTTTAAATGAATTAGTCCCCAGGAAAAATGCTATTTTAGTATTAAAATCTAATCATACTAAAGTTTATGATCAAGCAGGAAATATTTATCAGAATCCTTTTGGCAATCCAGGAATGGCGATTGGCGGAATGGGAGACACGTTAGCTGGAATCATTGGTGGTTTCTGCGGTCAATATACACCTAATTTAAAGACTGTCGCAGGTGCTGTGGGCATTCATTCAATAACTGCTGATGAAATTGCGAAGAAACACTATATTGTTCGACCGACACAACTGTCAGCCCTTATTCCTGCAATGATGAGAAAATATGAGAAGTGA
- a CDS encoding L,D-transpeptidase has protein sequence MKKISKYQNSVLIIGTILTILVFAIILFPHRNVSLASPNKIVNSKVTKKVAQKVKKVTHKDSNLPYPDPKDLQPAGSWKVKSESKAHPDLVRLNNLCIRVSIKGNRVYIMDGNKPVYTMLASCGVYHNGKSATPTGTYAVEAERGATFFNQSLQVGARTYISWHGHGTYLFHSVPTDGNNKIMKNEAKKLGKTQASHGCIRLSIPDSKWLYEKLPVGTKVVVKDE, from the coding sequence ATGAAAAAGATAAGTAAATATCAAAACTCTGTTTTAATTATTGGAACAATACTAACTATTTTAGTATTTGCAATTATTTTATTTCCTCATCGTAATGTATCGCTGGCAAGTCCAAATAAAATAGTAAACAGTAAAGTAACAAAAAAAGTAGCCCAAAAAGTAAAAAAAGTTACACATAAAGATTCTAATTTACCATATCCGGATCCTAAAGATTTACAGCCAGCTGGTAGCTGGAAAGTTAAAAGTGAAAGTAAGGCACATCCTGATCTGGTAAGACTAAATAATTTGTGTATAAGAGTTTCAATTAAGGGAAATCGTGTTTATATTATGGATGGTAACAAGCCAGTTTACACAATGCTTGCATCTTGCGGGGTGTATCATAATGGTAAATCTGCAACGCCAACTGGAACTTATGCTGTCGAAGCTGAAAGGGGAGCAACATTTTTTAACCAGAGTCTCCAGGTTGGCGCACGTACTTACATTAGCTGGCACGGCCATGGAACTTATCTCTTTCATTCGGTCCCAACAGATGGTAATAATAAAATCATGAAAAATGAAGCAAAGAAACTTGGTAAAACCCAAGCCTCGCATGGTTGCATTCGCTTGAGTATTCCTGATTCTAAATGGCTATATGAAAAATTACCTGTTGGCACTAAGGTTGTAGTAAAGGATGAGTAG
- a CDS encoding D-alanyl-D-alanine carboxypeptidase family protein, which yields MRHAKKKSRKKFLWIIGIAIIIICFFLWKNDHGPNGMPSNYHADQVNLNVKAAVAIDAKNENVIYAKNANQSLPIASMTKLLTAYLTLKAIKEKKISWDTTVSPTQEIINLSSNPDYAGVPLSLGQKYTVRELYDAALIKSANNAARMLAIAVSGSETNFLNQMRQQANKWKLYNVKLVTVDGLPEKNKNFLGMTTTIENKMSANDMAIIARKLVTDYPEVLSTTKVAKSDFRNTLMTNSNKMLSGLSDYDPNYPVDGLKTGTTDGAGACFTCTMNKNNKRVITVILGAQNDNERFSETKKLLNYSFN from the coding sequence ATGAGGCATGCAAAAAAGAAATCTAGAAAAAAATTTCTGTGGATAATAGGTATAGCAATAATTATTATTTGCTTTTTTCTGTGGAAAAATGATCATGGTCCAAATGGGATGCCGTCTAATTATCATGCCGATCAAGTGAACTTAAATGTTAAAGCTGCCGTAGCAATTGATGCCAAAAATGAAAACGTCATTTATGCCAAAAATGCCAATCAAAGTTTGCCAATTGCTTCAATGACTAAGTTGTTAACTGCTTACTTAACCTTAAAAGCAATTAAAGAGAAGAAAATTTCTTGGGATACAACTGTTAGTCCTACTCAAGAAATCATTAATTTAAGTTCTAATCCTGATTATGCAGGTGTGCCACTTAGTTTAGGTCAAAAATACACTGTTAGAGAACTTTATGATGCGGCATTGATAAAGTCAGCTAATAATGCAGCTCGTATGCTGGCGATTGCAGTTAGCGGAAGTGAGACTAATTTTTTAAATCAAATGCGACAGCAAGCCAATAAATGGAAACTTTATAATGTTAAATTGGTAACAGTTGATGGGTTACCGGAGAAAAATAAAAACTTCTTAGGGATGACAACGACAATTGAAAATAAAATGAGTGCTAATGATATGGCAATTATTGCGAGAAAATTAGTTACAGATTATCCTGAAGTTTTAAGTACGACTAAAGTAGCAAAGTCCGATTTTAGAAATACATTAATGACTAATAGTAATAAAATGCTAAGTGGACTTTCAGACTACGATCCTAATTATCCTGTCGATGGGTTAAAAACAGGAACAACTGATGGAGCAGGCGCTTGCTTTACTTGTACAATGAATAAAAATAATAAGAGAGTAATTACAGTGATTTTGGGTGCTCAAAATGATAACGAACGCTTTTCAGAAACCAAAAAGTTACTTAATTATTCTTTTAATTAA
- the argS gene encoding arginine--tRNA ligase yields MDFKQKVVDLVSEQVDLPKEKIAMLIERPKNAKMGDYAFPAFALAKIEHKNPALIAKDIAEKISDDNFTSIQAVGPYVNFAIDHAKLVNATLNDVLTEKDHFGDQQLGEGNVPIDMSSPNIAKPMSMGHLRSTVIGNSIAKTLEKVGYTPIKINYLGDYGTQFGKLITAYRLWGNEEDVKKDPITNLFHYYVKFHEEAEKDPKLDDEGRAAFKKLENGDEEEIKLWKWFREVSLQEFNRIYKELGVTFDSYNGEAFFNDKMQPVVDELREKGLLEESRGAQVVNLGEDENPALILKSDGSSLYMTRDLAAALYRKKEYDFVMSLYVAGGEQSGHFKQLKQVLKKMGYDWADNIHHIPFGLITQGGKKLSTRKGNVVFLDKVLKDAVSLAEQQIEEKNPNLANKDQVAHDVGVGAVVFHDLKNDRMDNFDFDLEEVVRFEGDTGPYVQYTNARAQSILRKANKEISMDNLSLNDDWSFAVAKALADFPAIVAKASEKFEPSIIAKYALDLSKKFNKYYANVRILDEDDQLNARLALVQATSIVLTEALRLLGVNAPKEM; encoded by the coding sequence GTGGATTTTAAACAAAAAGTCGTAGATTTAGTTAGTGAACAGGTAGATTTGCCTAAAGAAAAAATTGCAATGTTAATTGAAAGACCGAAGAATGCTAAGATGGGAGATTATGCTTTTCCAGCATTTGCTTTGGCTAAGATTGAACACAAGAATCCAGCTTTGATTGCAAAAGACATTGCAGAGAAAATTAGTGACGATAATTTCACTAGTATTCAGGCAGTTGGACCATATGTTAACTTTGCGATTGATCATGCTAAACTTGTTAATGCAACTTTAAATGATGTTTTGACAGAAAAAGACCATTTTGGTGATCAACAATTAGGCGAAGGTAATGTACCAATTGATATGTCTTCTCCTAACATTGCTAAGCCAATGTCAATGGGGCATTTACGTTCTACTGTTATTGGTAATTCAATTGCTAAAACTTTGGAAAAAGTTGGTTACACTCCAATTAAGATTAATTACCTTGGCGACTATGGTACACAATTTGGTAAGTTGATTACAGCGTATCGTTTATGGGGCAATGAAGAAGATGTTAAGAAAGATCCAATTACTAATCTTTTCCATTATTACGTTAAATTCCATGAAGAAGCTGAAAAAGATCCTAAATTAGATGATGAAGGACGGGCTGCATTTAAGAAACTTGAAAATGGTGACGAAGAAGAGATTAAATTGTGGAAATGGTTCCGCGAAGTTTCCTTGCAAGAATTTAACCGTATTTATAAAGAATTAGGTGTAACTTTTGATTCATACAACGGTGAAGCTTTCTTTAACGATAAGATGCAACCAGTAGTTGACGAATTAAGAGAAAAAGGATTACTAGAAGAATCTCGCGGAGCTCAAGTCGTTAACTTAGGTGAAGATGAGAATCCAGCATTAATCTTAAAATCTGATGGCTCTAGTCTTTATATGACTCGTGATTTAGCTGCTGCATTATATCGTAAAAAAGAGTATGACTTTGTTATGTCTCTTTATGTTGCTGGTGGTGAACAAAGCGGTCACTTTAAGCAATTAAAGCAAGTTTTGAAGAAAATGGGATATGACTGGGCTGATAATATTCACCACATTCCATTTGGTCTAATTACGCAGGGCGGTAAGAAGTTATCAACAAGAAAAGGTAATGTTGTCTTCTTAGATAAAGTATTGAAAGATGCGGTTTCTTTAGCAGAACAACAAATCGAAGAAAAGAATCCTAACTTAGCTAATAAAGACCAGGTAGCTCATGATGTTGGTGTGGGTGCAGTAGTATTCCACGACTTAAAGAATGATAGAATGGATAATTTTGACTTTGACTTAGAAGAAGTTGTTCGTTTCGAAGGGGATACTGGTCCATACGTTCAATATACTAATGCTAGAGCACAAAGTATCTTGCGTAAGGCAAATAAAGAAATCTCAATGGATAATTTGAGCTTAAATGATGATTGGTCATTTGCAGTTGCGAAAGCTTTAGCTGATTTCCCAGCTATTGTAGCAAAAGCTTCAGAAAAATTTGAACCATCAATCATTGCCAAATATGCGTTAGATTTAAGTAAGAAATTTAATAAATACTATGCAAATGTGAGAATTTTAGATGAAGACGATCAGTTAAATGCTCGTCTTGCACTAGTTCAAGCAACTTCAATTGTTTTAACTGAAGCTTTGAGACTTTTAGGCGTAAATGCACCTAAAGAAATGTAA
- a CDS encoding class II fructose-bisphosphate aldolase, translated as MAYLVNGNDIFKAARENHYAVGAYNTNNLEWTRALLRGAKETRTPLLIQVSTGAAKYMGGYKTVKDLVLNEMDNMDIDVPVILNLDHGDYESAKECIALGYSSVMFDGHNLPTDENLAKTKEIVKLAHERGISVEAEIGKIGENQGADGGELASVEDAKTFVAAGVDKLACGIGNIHGVYPEGWKGLNFDRLKEIAEAVPGEPLVLHGGSGIPQDQIEKAIKLGIAKININTEFQLAFQAATRKYIEDKMDLDKGNKGYDPRKLLRAGTDAITDSMKEMISWMGTAPIDSKESSVKFDEASLNEE; from the coding sequence ATGGCTTATTTAGTAAATGGTAATGACATTTTCAAAGCTGCTCGTGAAAACCACTATGCTGTAGGTGCATACAACACTAACAACCTTGAATGGACTCGCGCACTTTTAAGAGGTGCTAAGGAAACTAGAACTCCTTTATTGATTCAAGTTTCTACTGGTGCTGCTAAGTACATGGGTGGTTACAAGACTGTTAAGGATTTAGTTCTTAACGAAATGGACAACATGGATATCGATGTTCCAGTTATTTTGAACTTGGACCACGGTGACTATGAATCTGCTAAGGAATGTATCGCACTTGGTTACTCATCAGTTATGTTTGATGGTCACAACTTACCAACTGACGAAAACTTAGCTAAGACTAAGGAAATCGTTAAGTTAGCTCACGAAAGAGGTATCTCTGTTGAAGCTGAAATCGGTAAGATTGGTGAAAACCAAGGTGCCGATGGCGGTGAATTAGCATCTGTTGAAGACGCTAAGACTTTCGTTGCTGCTGGTGTTGACAAGCTTGCTTGTGGTATTGGTAACATCCACGGTGTTTACCCAGAAGGCTGGAAAGGCTTGAACTTCGATCGTTTGAAGGAAATCGCAGAAGCTGTACCAGGTGAACCACTTGTTCTTCACGGTGGTTCTGGTATTCCTCAAGACCAAATTGAAAAGGCAATTAAATTAGGTATTGCTAAGATCAACATTAACACTGAATTCCAATTAGCATTCCAAGCTGCAACTCGTAAGTACATCGAAGACAAGATGGACTTAGACAAGGGCAACAAGGGTTACGACCCACGTAAGCTTTTGAGAGCTGGTACTGACGCAATTACTGATTCTATGAAGGAAATGATTTCAT